A single region of the Eulemur rufifrons isolate Redbay chromosome 8, OSU_ERuf_1, whole genome shotgun sequence genome encodes:
- the LOC138390058 gene encoding neuroblastoma breakpoint family member 6-like protein: MAVPLTTFSGQRAEMSALETNRYLRSQLEESKQKFRDLTEKYLTSTAMAYCLANHLQKHKCEEYKDLIESVLEEELQYKERELVEKRPAARLGKYDPLIQAQAQELTNLRQKIQEGRSFCYLFTQHVKNTVKSFESLLRNTDIAHYQGQRLCEQLALGSQLTESLASKLSSKNHNGKTDEDTQELLVPRSGPAMKLQFQVALV; the protein is encoded by the exons ATGGCAGTACCTCTCACCACTTTTTCTGGTCAGAGGGCAGAAATGAGTGCCCTGGAAACCAATCGATACTTGCGCTCCCAGCTGGAAGAAAGCAAACAGAAATTCCGAGATCTCACAGAGAAATACCTCACATCCACAGCTATGGCTTACTGCCTGGCCAACCACCTGCAGAAACACA AGTGTGAAGAGTACAAAGACCTCATTGAATCCGTGCTGGAGGAGGAGCTGCAGTACAAGGAAAGAGAGCTGGTGGAGAAGAGACCAGCTGCAAGGCTCGG GAAATATGATCCCCTAATTCAGGCTCAAGCCCAAGAACTGACCAACTTACGGCAGAAGATACAGGAAGGGAGAAGTTTCTGCTACCTTTTCACCCAGCATGTGAAGAACACAGTCAAGTCTTTTGAGAGCCTCCTCAGGAACACTGACATTGCCCACTACCAGGGACAGAGACTCTGTGAACAACTGGCCCTAGGAAGCCAGCTGACAGAGAGTCTTGCCAGCAAACTCTCAAGCA AAAATCATAATGGTAAGACAGATGAAGACACACAAGAGCTACTGGTCCCCAG ATCAGGACCAGCTATGAAGCTGCAGTTCCAGGTTGCCTTAGTTTAA